ACTAAAAAAGATATAGTAACCATAAGAGTATCAAATTAACTAGTGGATATATAAGATTTCAACAAGCGACAAATACGATCGATTTTTTGAAAGTAAAAATCTATACTCATGATGTCACAAGACATGTATTACGATAAGCCACTGGACGAATCAAACCCGCCTCCTCTCTACGTTTTCCCCTCTTTcgtaaggcctcgtttagttgtaattttttttaaattgaCACTattgtattttcgtttgtatttaataaatattgactaattatgtactaactagattcaaaagatttaatttatctcgtaaattatagataaattatgcaattagttatttttctatctatatttaatactctatatatgcatgtgtcgcaagatttgttgtgacaaaaaatcttaaaattttttgtaaaacttttaggaattaaacaaggccaagtCGTCGTAGGACTCGTGCCCAATAATCGTTTCATTTCAGGCGAGGAAGCCAATTTTACACCACCACGTACGTTGCCTAGTTGCCGGTCTCTGTCTCTGTCTACCAACCTTTGCAGACGACGCCTTCGCATTGGGAACAATTTTCAGGGTTCGGACAAGGTACGTACGTGTGCACACGAACGGTGACATGCATGGGGGCGATAGTCAGTTTGACAAACTAATGGTAAGGGATGTTTGGGTTTGTGGTATTAAAGTTTAATAGATATTATAATATATTTGTAATTATAGTAATTAgtgttcaattataaactaactatgtttaaaaaaatcatcacacaaattattctctagttgtttttagtttcgtaaattaatagtatatatttattatttcatatatgtgtctaaatatttaatATGTTAGGGACTAAAATTTAACATTGGGAACGAAACATGGCCTAACGAATAAAGATGTCAAAACCCGGATGCCGCTTTATTTGGCTACTAGTCGCGTTCAATGCAACTAAAGAATTTGCAGATAACTCGATCGGATGGTGATCGATGGACTGATGGCCGAGTCTCTGACAACAAAGGCACTTTCGTCGTCAGCACTGTAAAATTTCTCCCGCGACAACGATCTACTATAGGCAACAATACGGCATGGAAAACCCAACAACTGAAGGCCGGCTTCGTTTTCTCCGGTTGTGCACGTCATCTGTTTGATCATTCCAATACCCAACAGGAGCGAGGTGATTATATACAGTAATAGTATGAGTAGACATATAGTGTAGACTGACCGTTGCTTTGCTTGCACGCTATGGACAAAGCCTTTGTCGAGTACACAGAGGGCTTTGCCGAGCGCTTTTGCCTCGGCAAAGGCCATTTTTCCATTACTGACGAGGTGTCGCTAGCAAGAGATATCGTCCAGTACTACATCATCATATGCATGGGTACACAAAGTATATACGGAGCATATGCTAGGATATATGTATATAATCTCATTATATTTATTTCTGTTTTTTGTACAAGAGATTGTACATCTGCAAAACCCAGCTTACTATAGTGTGTTATACAAACGCATACAAGTCATGCATCTATCAAAGGAGACTCTTGCTGATGGTTCTTTCAAGATATATAGCACGACGACTCATCAATGGCCTGCATGCTTGGCTGCTTGCTACTAGAACATTGTTTATTTCTACTAGTCATAACCATTCAACAACAAAGAGCTCTCACATGTTGCTCGACAGCCATGACGGTAGACACCCTGCAAATATTTGGTGTGGAAGAGACAAGAACATAAGAAATCAAATGTCCAAATTAATGTCGTGAAAATTGCGGAGTTTCAGATCGCAAGAGTTTTTGCTCACATGAGACCGGGAAGCTGAAGCACAGGCCCGGCGGCTTGCCGTCAGCCGGCACCTGCTGCTCGGCGACGAGGATGTAGAAGAGGCCCATGACGCCCGTGTGCCGGCGCTCGCTGCTGTACCTGGACACCACGGTGAGAGCCTCGCCGTCGCGCACCTTCACGTCGCCCGGCTTCGGGTAGCACGTGGACATGCCGACGATGTACCCCGCCTCGTTCCCGGCCTCCTCCCCGTCGCCGTAGGTGGCCGTCGACTCGCACAGCAGGCGCCCGTCCTCGCCGTGGAGGGACGCGGCGATGCCGCCCGAGTGCTGGTGCGCGACGCCGAACACGACGTCGCCTCCCCGCGGCAGCACCTGCGTGGCCGTCTGCACGTGGACgcactcgccgccgccgccgttgtcGTTCCCGGCGGCGCACTCGTCCACGTCGTACTCCACCTTGCACGCGGTGACGTCGAAGATGTAGATCTTCACGGGCAGCACCGCCGCGTCGCTCCAGTCCTGCCACATCACGGTGTAGCGCAGGAACACCTTCCTGGGCGGCGCCTCCTCGTCGGCGTTCACGAGGAGCCCTGCTCGCTCCTCCAGCGCGCACCGCGTCTCGTCGTAGCAGCAGCGCAGGCCGCCGGCGTAGCCGTCCTCGATGCCGCGGCCGTACTGGTCCACGGTGACGTTGTACAGGTCGCAGCGGCACTCGGTGCACGCGAGCTTGTCGACCACGCGCCGCGTGTCGATGGCGTGCACGTTGAGCATCCACCGCTCCTCGTACCCTTCCGGCGCCGCGTCGGGGTCGCCGATCTCGATGCCGTAAGGGTCGGGCACCCACGTGGCGGTGCGCCGGGTCTCGGACCCGAGCCCGTAGTACTGCCCCAGCGTGTGGTTGCACACGCCGGAGTTCCTCGCCGGGATCATCCGCGGGCGGccctccgccgccgcggtgGAGGCGTCCTTGGCCGCGTAGTAGGGCTCCACGACCCAGTGGTGGAGGTACGTCTCGTGGAGAGGCACCGGcacgccgtgctcgtcgaccaCCTCGCCGTTGAAGCTCTTGAACGCCAGGTGGCCTCTCGGGAAGGCGATGTCGTAGTAGATCTTGTCGGCGACGTCGCCCGGGCGCAGGAAGATGGGCGGGGACAGGAACGTCTTGGACTTCACCAGGCGGCCTTTCACGTTCAGCGCATCAGCTGATGGGAGAGGGCTGGTTGCAGAGAGGAGTGCGACGAACAGCGGCAGAAGGAAGAGGGAGGTCTTCATCTTGTCAACACTGTACTGTACCATCTGGAGATTAATGACACCgtatatataatattaattaTCGGATTAGTAGGCGAATTAAAAATGAATAAGAACAAGCAGATGGCTCAAGAACTATTTGCTTTGTTATGTTGGATCAGCAGAGAATTTTACTTCTTGTTGTAGCTGAAATCAACTGCTAGACcttcttgtcaaaaaaaaaaatgctagaCCTTGAAAATTAATTTCTGAGTACATAcagtttgaaaattttattgTCTACTGCAGCCCCTCTGTCTAAAGTTTAACTGTAAGCTGCACGCTCTCTCTTAGAAGACTACTAGGAGTAGTAGCTAATAGATAGGTCTGAAACAGGAAGGGATTGAGAAACTCCTGTGTTTGGATTCGTTAATTACCTGTTACTGTATCTGGAGGGTATTTGGATGCAGCCAGCTAACAATTATTAGCAGGTTTCCGTTATTTCTCTACATATTAACTATTATTAAATGATTTGGTCATAGCGTCCAGCTAACAATTAGCtagtctattatttatatttatttgaaTCGAAAAAAGATAATTATTGGTAGATAACTACTAGTAATGTATCTGCGggatccaaacaagaccttataaCGAGGTCATGGACACTCAACTCTGATTATTATATTGTGCTCCGAATCAAGAATGAGAGATTTCCTGACACTTGAACTGAACAAATACAGTAAAACAGTACGGAGTAGAGGACAACAAGGCATATATAGCTGTAACTTTTAGTATACAGTAACAAACAAACACACAGGCACAAAACATGCATGTGACTAGACGATCCGATCCAATCCAACCATTTAAAAAAAACTAGGAACAATGCCTGCCTGACGATTCCCTCCATCTGTTGTgctattttttctttttgaaaaaCCAAACAAACAGGTTTGCAGCTTgaccatattttttttaaaaaaaagtcttGGGAAAGCGCAAAGCTGTGCTATTTGatatatattaatatatatatattaattaagCAATGGTGGTATATATTAATAAGCACGAGGGAGGAAGAAAACAAACAGGTAGTAAACCATAAGCAAGCACAACAAATACTATATATGACAGTCACATCGTGGAACAGCTGTGTATGGCAAAATTTCTTTGTACATTCTCATCGCCTAGACGtacatgcttatatatataataaaaatgtCGGCCACTCAAACCTTATTATAACCTTATATAGCTATATACTTATATATTATGCCACTTGTGGTTTGCCAATGATAAATTAAAGCAGCCGGCTAGCTAGGATGTAGAGTATATACTTTTGAACTAAAATATATACTGTAGTGTGAGAAGAATAGGTCGCAGGAATCGAAAACCTGAGGTCATGCATGACATGATGATACATACATACTCACTCGTCACTCCATCTTAGGAGGGGGAAAAAAATATACAATTCTCACTTTTAATTTGTGAATCAGTAGTCGCGGGCGCAACGGTTTATACATGTACTAGCATATCAGAGGAATCAGTAATTATATAATAGTATCTATCTCTATACACAATAATACATCTTGGGAAGCAAATTAAGCAAGGCAGTGGGGAATCCAAAGAAACGAAACGGATTCATATGAAGgaacatgcatatgcatgggaAGGGGCCGGGGGAGACGGGGGATGgcatggaatggaatggaaccGAGAGAGAGGCTATAGCCTGTAACAGAAGGagaagcaggagcaggagcagagcAGGCTATGGAGGCGGCAGCATGcatggaggaggaagaagacgatCGGAGACAACGCACATACCGGCCGATGGAGCTGCGAGCTGAGCTAGTTCCTGCGCTGCGCtgaagaggaagagggaggGGACGGCACCGCCGGGATGGAATGGAATTGGATGGATAGGCAGGCAGCCCTCTCTTGctgtctgtgagtttgtgtgttttatataaagggaggaggaggaggaggatggtGTGCTTACGACAGTGCTGACGTAAGACGTTTGCTTTGGACAGAGAGATAGAGAGGCGTCGTTGGTGGTCACAAAaggatttttttttgagataATGAACGCGGCGGCATCGCATCGGAGTGGCACGTCGAGTCCACACGTGCATTGCAGATTTGCATGTACATTTGGTGCTTCTAGAAAGGGAGAGGACACGGCCGACGGTGTGGGGTCCCTGGTCGATGTCGACACGTTGGGTCTCCTCTTGCGAGAGGCTATCACACTCCTCGCCTCACTCGTGCAAATAAATCAAGGGTTAATTAGATCTGTACTATTATATAATTTTATTGTTTCTAAAGCATACCATTACTATTTAAGAAATCGTACCATCGTCATTGTAACTCTGTAGATGTTTGAGATATGCTAGGCCTATAGCGGTAATGCTACTTCTAGAGCGTCCATCCGCATCAGACGACCCACTCCACCGAGCGTGAACCAACAACGAAGAGACCCGACACGCCTCCTGACTTCCTATCCATTCGCTCGACGCCTACTCGTCACTTTCTTCTCTGCGCGTCATGGCTCCATCTTTGCTCGCTCCACTCTGCTACTGCTTGCGCTGCCTTCGCTGCTGCTCATCAAGACGGAGGCACAGTAAGATCCAGCTCGCTTGTTCCCTCTCCCTTCCTCCCTTCTTCCCTCCCTCCGACCTCCATGTCACACGAAGAGGAGGGCGACGGCAGCGGCTTCTAGCGAGCCGCACCATCCCTGCCTCCCTCCTCCCCCATGTGACCTCCACGCCATCGGAGATGAGGGCTCTGGCAGTAGATTTCAGTGAGGTAGGTGGGTCTTTATCTCGATCTGAACCCTCcttctcttcctcttcctcctcctcgctcTGGATCTAAggttgcggcggtggctagggtTTCGACGAGCTCTCGTGGTCAGATCTATCTGTGATGTAGTGAGTTTCTCGGATGTTGCAGTACGTTTCAGTTGATATTGCAGTAGTACTGCTTGAGATGTTGCAGTATGGTTTTCAATTGTTTCAATTTTATGTCGCGGTGGTTGTTCCATGTTGTTGCAACAGTCTGTTCGGTGTTGTTTGCAATAATATGTTCATGATGTTTCATTGTTTCAGTTACTTCAGCATAATGTTTCAGCTGTTGTTCTTTTCTTGTTTGCAATAATATGTTTTTTGATGTTTCAACTTCTTCATCGCAATGTTGCAGTAGCAGTGCTTTTGAGATGTAGTATGGTTTCAGTTGCTTCAATCTCATGTTATAGTAGTTCTTCTATGTTGTTGCAGTAGTATGTTTCATTCAGTtctattttgtttttttgcaAGTGTTTCATTAGCATGTTTCGAGTGTTTCAGTTGTTTCGTACTTAATGTTGTAAGTGTTTCATCTATAGATGTTTCAGAAGTATATCTGGTGTTGCAAATAGTGTGTTTCAGATGCAAGTTTTATATGTTTCATCTGCCTTCAGACGTATGTTGAAAATGTTGCATTTGGATGTTTCAAAAGTAGATCGAGTGTTGCATCCTTGTCTTCGCTTTTCTGCTCCCTCATGTTCGCCTCGTTGTCTTTCCCTCCTCCTTTTAGCACCGACTAAGCATATATCGCCTCTCCCTCTCTTCTGGATATTGGTCTAGCCACCTGTTGTAGTCACCCACCCCCTCTCTTCTGGATGTTGGTCTAACCACCTGTTGTAGTCACCCGCCGCAGCCGTAGGCTTGAAGGGtcaagatggcggactagaggggggtggatagtcctttctaaaatttattgtgccggctaaccgaaacaaatgcggaattaaaactatcggtctagccaagattacacccctctatctaagttctctagcaccttgaaaagatcctaaacaagcaagcaaggtgctaccttagcaagagctcacctaaccaattctaggagcaaggtcacacaaacctatgccactagtactttgcaagaccggggagctcctacacaactagtaagcaaaagcacaaagctcctaagctcactagcaatgctcaataacaaggcaaccaatgccaaactAGAGagtgcaaattacttagctacacaaactaagcaatgtgactaacaaggttacacaaaccaaattagtcacacaaggggaactacttctagctacacaagcaagaaggtaactagcaagctacacaagctaactaattacaagagcaactacacaagcacaaatatatgaatgtaagaacaagcttgtgttagggacttgcaaaccaacgggaagaacaatgttgacatgaagattttctcccgaggttcacttggttgccaccaagctacatccccattgtgtcgaccaacacttggtggttcgacggctaagaggtgttacacgaacctcatccccactaggacaccgcaagaacctacccacaagtgaggtagctcaatgacacgcatgatccaatagagttgctcttcgcgatccccgcgaggtgagcaccgtacccctcataaTCTCTTCTctagagcaccgcacaatctccttgcatgcttcgacgaagtcacaagccaccaagtcgtctaggaggtggcaacctccaagagtaacaagcaccaccggcttgcaacacgaacacctagtgccacttgatgcaatctctcaatgcaacgcactagaatctctcactcacacaattggatgatcactatcaagtttatgtgagttagaggcttcactagcactccctaagcatagacactaagtcccaagggtgctcaacactagccaaggccggccaccacttctatttatagccccaagggctaaactagccgttgcctctTTACTAggcaaaagtcgtgagcaccgAACTCACTCCAGGGAGCCActggacgctggaacagtgcgtccagtgctccaaaaacagccacgtcactagccgtttgaactcgactgtTACCGCCAACGACTAGCACGCGCGCGCACCTGAAGCAGCCACACCAGACgctggtccacaccggacgtatccggtgcacaccggccccgtgcgcagagagggttgcaaagtcGCTCGCACACCagactcacaccaccggactcactcctgaGCGTCTGGTCCCTTactcagagaggtttgcaaaatgtAGGGTCACCGAACTcgcagcaccggacgcatcctgagcgtctggtgctctcaGTCAAAAGCACCCACTGAAGTtacgtcacaccggacgcacacataGGGACTAGcccgcgtccggtgcttaaccctaataGCGCCAGACa
This window of the Sorghum bicolor cultivar BTx623 chromosome 7, Sorghum_bicolor_NCBIv3, whole genome shotgun sequence genome carries:
- the LOC8060925 gene encoding uncharacterized protein LOC8060925; this encodes MVQYSVDKMKTSLFLLPLFVALLSATSPLPSADALNVKGRLVKSKTFLSPPIFLRPGDVADKIYYDIAFPRGHLAFKSFNGEVVDEHGVPVPLHETYLHHWVVEPYYAAKDASTAAAEGRPRMIPARNSGVCNHTLGQYYGLGSETRRTATWVPDPYGIEIGDPDAAPEGYEERWMLNVHAIDTRRVVDKLACTECRCDLYNVTVDQYGRGIEDGYAGGLRCCYDETRCALEERAGLLVNADEEAPPRKVFLRYTVMWQDWSDAAVLPVKIYIFDVTACKVEYDVDECAAGNDNGGGGECVHVQTATQVLPRGGDVVFGVAHQHSGGIAASLHGEDGRLLCESTATYGDGEEAGNEAGYIVGMSTCYPKPGDVKVRDGEALTVVSRYSSERRHTGVMGLFYILVAEQQVPADGKPPGLCFSFPVSWCLPSWLSSNM